TGTGCATGTCAAACACAAGTACCCTACAAGGGACATTTTACCACACCTTTATCATAAAACATCACAACTCCCCACAATGTGATGGGGAGTTGATCAAAATCAAACAGTATACAAGGAATGCATGTTTCTTCATTGTGTTGTTTTCCAGTGGAATTCTACCAGTAATAATCCACTACTGTCCAGCTGGCACTGGCTACCCTCTTCTGTGCCCACCGggctctctctccagctccccGGGACTGAGGGGCGTAGAGGAGTGCCAGCGTTGCCCCCCTTGGCACTTCTGTGACAGGCCTGAGCTGGTGCTGACCTTGGACGCCGCCCCGTGTAGCGCTGGGTAATATAAACACATGCTGCTCGTCTCCTAATGAGGAGCCCTCGGCTAATGCCTGACCAAAATGCAACTAAAACTGATACAATTTATGTCGTTAATCTTGCagtttatctctctgtctcaacTGACCTGGAAACAGTGGGAAGGAAACGACTCAGAAAATGCAGTTGTTATGCTCACTGACTTTCTAATCGTTGTGCTCATTGCTGTGAGAGAAATTAACAAAACAGACTCAAATCAGCCAATCGAGAGATACAGATTGAGCTAAGCATTTCCTGTCCATCTATTGTATATATCTACACTACAGTGTGTGGTTGACTCTTTCTCTCCTTATCTAGGTATGTGTGTCTAGGGGGTAGCTCCAGTGCCCACCCCTCTGATGGTCTCCATGGTTACCTGTGCCCCACAGGGCATCGCTGTCCTGTTGGCACAGCTTCAGAGGTACCCTGTGAGCCTGGCATCTACAGTCCTGCCCCTGGCGCCGCCCACTGCCTCATCTGCCCTAATGGCACCATGTGTCCCTCCTCTGCCACCCAAGAGCCCTCTCTCTGCCCTGCTGGTGATTATACAAATAATATTATAGAATGTAATATAACTATTACTTCTCAAATTAAATGTAGAAATTACATCTTAATGGGAAGTAATGAATTTGAATATAATTAATTATTTCATAGATTCACTAGTGTACTGTAAGTGAATGCACTTATTCACAGCAGGCATTTTCCGCTTCTCTCCTTTTCCCACCCAGGTCATTTCTGTCCTGCCGGGTGTGTGTTACCCCTGCCCTGTCCTGTTTGGACCCTCAGTGAACAGACAGGAGCCCCCTCCCCCTCTGCATGCAGGCCCTGCCCCTCTGTGCTCTACGCCAGCTCGCCTGGCACCTCACTATCACAAGCTCTAGTCAGACATTAGAATAGCAAAGAATAGATCTGTAGTAACagtactacactcttagaaaaaaaaggtgcgatctacaacctaaaagggttcttcagctttccctataggagaaccctttgaataactatttttggttccaggtagaacccttttcgattccatgtagaaccctttccactgagtgttctacatggaacccaaaagggttctgcctgtaaccaaaaaggattctatctggaaccaaaaagggttctcctatggggacagctgaagatcCCTTTTGGAAGCCTTTTTTGTAAGAGTGTATATACTGCGCAGGGTTCAACTCCGGACACTACTGTCTATTGTGGATGAAACATATGACCAATTGCTTGGTTGATAATTATTGTCCCCCACAATGAAATGGGGGGGGACTATGGATCTGTCTCCACCGCCCGTTCGTACGTACGTACATTAATACGTACGTTAGTCACACACTATATCTCAGACACCACTGACCcgattttgacgaaacttgggtgaatgacgcaatgaattgaggctgttctaagggcaaaagggggtgcaactcaatattaggaaggtattcctaatgttttgtacactcagtgtatatgcatcTCCTCATAACCTATAAGCTCGGCCCATTAAATTTTCCCCAATTTAGAATTTGAACAAGCATATTGCCTTATCCCGTTTGAGCTACATTCATGACATTTTGTACATACATGAATCTCCTCATGAGAAACACATTTTCCATAAGGCTCTATAAGCTCCGTCCATTCCCAAAAGGTGAAAATTTTTCGAGCGTATGTAGACTATCTATAGGCACTGTAATTACATACAGATACAGTTGAGAATTAATAATGTTGGTAATGCTGTAGTCTTAAAAaaagtatgtatatatatatataatgggggggaaggggggggggggactatgGATCTGTCCCGTACGTTCGTAcgtacactacatgatcaaaagtatgtggacacctgctcgtcgaacatctcattccaaaatcatggccattaatatggagttggaccccctttgctgctataacagcctccattcttctgggaaggctttccactagatgttggaacatttctgcagggactatgcattggggcaggtagcgttctcctggcatccgccaaacccagattagtccgtcagactgacagatggtgaagcgtgattcatcactccagaaaacgcgtttcccctgctccagagtccaatggcggcgagctttacaccactccagccgaagcttggcattgcgcatggtgatcttagacttgtgtgcagCTACTCGGCCATGGAGGATAGACGATTTTGAcgcactacgtgcttcagcactcggcagtcccgttctgtgagcttgtgtggcctaccactacacggctgagctgttgttgctcctagatgtttccacttcacaataacagcacttacagttgaccagggaagctctagcaggtcagaaactgccaatgttttctatagatattgcattttataaacctgtcagcaacgggtgtggttgaaatagccgaatccactaatttgaaagggtgtccacatacttttgtatatacagtaccagtcaaaggtttggacacacctactcatttaagggtttttctttatttttactattttctacattgtagaataatagttaagacatcaaaactatgaaataacacatatggtatcatgtagtaaccaaaaaagtgttaaacaaatcaaagtatattgtatatttgtcacgccctggctctgggactcttatacgttgagccagggtgtgtagattctatgtgtttgtgtttctatgttaggatctagttcatgtgtatctatgttggccggggtggttctcaatcagaggcaacgagaatcagctgttgcttgttgtctctgattgggaaccatacttaggcagcctgtttggcacagtgtattgtgggatcttgttccgtgttggtttgtgtttgttaccaaggacttcacgtatcgttttgttgtttttgttcgtgtggtgaatataataaagtatgttcgcattccacgctgcgcattggtctacgatcgtgacaatatttgagattcttcaaatagccaccctttgccttgatgacagctttgcacactcttggcattctctcaaccagcttcacctggaatgcttttccaacagtcttgaaggagttcccacatatgctgagcacatgttggctgcttttccttcactctgccgtccgactcatcccaaaccatctcaattgggttgaggtcgggggattgtgtaggccaggtcatctgatgcagcactccatcactctcctacacatgcggagatcatccatttacctacaccgcgtctcacaaagacacagcggttggaaacaaaaatctccaatttggactccagaccaaaggacacatttccactggtctaatgtccaatgttcgtgtttcttggcccaagcaggtctcttcttcatattggtgtcctttagtagtggtttctttgcagcaattcgaccatgaaggcctgattcacacagtcccctctgaacagttgatgttgagatgtgtctgtgacttgaactctgtgaagcatttatttgggctgcaatttctgaggctggtaactctaatgaacttatcctctgcagcagaggtaacgctgggtcttccattcctgtggtggtcctcatgagagccagtttcatcatagcgcttgatggtttttgcgactgcacttgaagaaactttcaaagttcttgaaatgttccgtattgactgaccttcatgtcttaaagtaatgattgactgttgtttctctttgcttatttgagctgttcttgccataacatggacttggtcttttaccaaatagggctatcttctctatacccccataccttgtcacaacacaactgattggctcaaacgcattaagaaggaaataaattccacaaattaacttttaagaaggcacacctgttaagtgaaatgcattccaggtgactacctcatgaagctggttgagagaatgccaagagtgtacaaagctgtcatcaaggcaaagggtggctatttgaagaatctcaaatataaaatatattttgatttgtttttggttagtacatga
The DNA window shown above is from Coregonus clupeaformis isolate EN_2021a chromosome 6, ASM2061545v1, whole genome shotgun sequence and carries:
- the LOC121567341 gene encoding uncharacterized protein LOC121567341 isoform X1: MSNTSTLQGTFYHTFIIKHHNSPQCDGELIKIKQYTRNACFFIVLFSSGILPVIIHYCPAGTGYPLLCPPGSLSSSPGLRGVEECQRCPPWHFCDRPELVLTLDAAPCSAGYVCLGGSSSAHPSDGLHGYLCPTGHRCPVGTASEVPCEPGIYSPAPGAAHCLICPNGTMCPSSATQEPSLCPAGLFLPAWSARSSSPELSHLSQERALPRGPLLPVWDPLPTAVSCRQHPKPHRGVIHRQLLPLSPRTLLFQ
- the LOC121567341 gene encoding uncharacterized protein LOC121567341 isoform X2, giving the protein MLLNTSGILPVIIHYCPAGTGYPLLCPPGSLSSSPGLRGVEECQRCPPWHFCDRPELVLTLDAAPCSAGYVCLGGSSSAHPSDGLHGYLCPTGHRCPVGTASEVPCEPGIYSPAPGAAHCLICPNGTMCPSSATQEPSLCPAGLFLPAWSARSSSPELSHLSQERALPRGPLLPVWDPLPTAVSCRQHPKPHRGVIHRQLLPLSPRTLLFQ